The Glycine soja cultivar W05 chromosome 19, ASM419377v2, whole genome shotgun sequence genomic sequence AAAGACTACTAGTATAATGTGGGTATAGTTGAATGGGATAGTCCACTTCAGGTTAAACATTAGTCACCAGACATAGATCTATTTTGAATCTTTGATGAACAAAGTCCATTCTAAGAGGAAAGGGTAAAATAAAACTATGCATCTCCTATAGTGTTACAGTGAGAAACACTTTTACGTACaccataaaaatttacaattttacatCATTCTGTAAGTTCCTCAaaaggagacaaaaaaaaaaacagaatgaaTGGAAACCAAAAGAGAAATTGCACAACCATCACCACAGCCTCTCAAAGCCAACAAACTCCACCAATAAAGAACAAGTCCAAATTCAAGGAATCAATATTTCCACAACACCCACATTCAAAACTGTCTGTGGTGCCCGGAAATTGTTCTCCCCATCACCTTGTTACTCCTTCCTCCTCCTCTACCTTCACCATTGATGGCAATGGCAGTAGCAGAAGAAAAACTCTTAAGCTCATCAATGCAAGCATAGCTCTTCCTTGCCAtcacaccaccaccaccacccttcttcttctcccctCCACTCACTGACTTGCTCCCTCTTGAACTCAACACCACCCCATTTCCACTCTTGCTTGGTGGTGTCATTGAAGGCAAGTTGTTCACTGGTTTCCTATTCTCTTTCCTTAACGCGGAAGAGAAATCCGGCACAGACTGAGCAATGGAAAAGGACCCTTTTGAGTGTCCCCCACAAGCTTGAAACTTGACCTGTTTCTTCCTTGGTGGGGTTGCAGGTTTTGCCCTTGGTTCCAATTCATGAgccttttgttgttgttgttgttgctcttGCATCAAACACCTCATGTGCAACCTTGATTCTCTCAGTTCAGCATATGCAGTGTAGTTTGGTCCTCTCTCCAAGATGAAGCTGTCTGCAGAGGTGAGCCTCAGAGGGAAAGGGTTGTCTGAATTGGAATTCTGGTTAAGGATCATTGATATGGGGTCAAGGGCATGCAAGAGAGGCTCAATAGTGAGGTTTGGTTGATGAGTTTGTGGCAATGACATGTtactgtttgtgtttgtgtcagCCATGATTGATGGGAAGAAGAAtattggaagaatttgaaggtTTTGGCACAgtcttttctcttttgtatCTATGGCTGATTGAGTAATCAACAGTTTATTATTATACACCTTCTTCTTGAAATTCTTTTGCTTAATTTTCTTCTATGTAGAATTTGATAAAGTGAAAAGGATTTAATTTTGCAACGGTCTAAATATTAGGTGGATGTGGGTAAGAGAAAAAGCCACTTTTACTTTATTGTTTTGTTAAGCCTAATGATGGGTTTTACTAACGTTCAAGTTGAGGTTGGATATGGTTGAAGAATCTAAAGTCTTTGTGCATTTAGGATATTCTATATTAACCGAATAATTAATTGGTTATCAAAATGTATgtgaagtaagaaaaaaaaagtgggatttgttttaaattgtattgtataataatattatattaagttATATGGGTTGGGCTTTTAATCATTAGGGgataaatttttcttaatttatcaaatgaggtaatttttgaattatttatcaaataagagGAAGTTGTATGGATGGTTACGACTTTTTAgagatttctattttttttaatgaaatcgtATCAATCATCACAACTTttgccatttttatttttatggggTTAGTGTTGCATTATTGCGCAGTGGTGCACCATATGTTTGCATTTTGAGTAAGgtatttatgtttgattttcttgCTTTATCATCGTAGACGGCCATTGTGGGCTGTGCAAATGGCTGAATCCTAGGGAATGTGCATGTCTTTGAGTTATTATATGATTGATATTGAGGATTGATAGAAACACATTCTGACAAAAATCcacttattaattaaaaattatgaatcaaaagaaaaattcattaattaagaTATGAGACTCACCtgatgattttcaaaattttcaacctATGAGAGATAATATATTGAACAAAATGTGTTAAGtgtatttttatcatttctCTACCAGTATGAGTATTGTATCAATTGAGATTCTTAGtctatgaaattttttattgtatacCATTGAATGTCTCagctatatatatacatcat encodes the following:
- the LOC114399555 gene encoding uncharacterized protein LOC114399555, which codes for MADTNTNSNMSLPQTHQPNLTIEPLLHALDPISMILNQNSNSDNPFPLRLTSADSFILERGPNYTAYAELRESRLHMRCLMQEQQQQQQKAHELEPRAKPATPPRKKQVKFQACGGHSKGSFSIAQSVPDFSSALRKENRKPVNNLPSMTPPSKSGNGVVLSSRGSKSVSGGEKKKGGGGGVMARKSYACIDELKSFSSATAIAINGEGRGGGRSNKVMGRTISGHHRQF